From Leptolyngbya sp. KIOST-1, one genomic window encodes:
- a CDS encoding YdcF family protein, giving the protein MQTMSPSASRPGLGLWRRWRRFLWRFLLSSTCLLLLYGPINLAIAHWLWPQPDGILILGGQRDREGTAARLASLRPGLPVWLSSGLGPDQAYPIFDALGVSRDRITLDYQAVDTVTNFTTLVKTFQHQNVHHLYLVTSDYHMARARAIATIILGSHRIAFTPVVTPSTRPAESPFRIGRDMVRSWIWLATGWSGAAIRNV; this is encoded by the coding sequence ATGCAAACGATGAGTCCCTCTGCTTCTCGACCAGGTCTGGGGCTGTGGCGGCGCTGGAGACGGTTTCTCTGGCGGTTCCTGCTCAGCAGCACCTGTCTGCTGCTGCTCTATGGTCCGATCAACCTGGCGATCGCCCACTGGCTGTGGCCCCAGCCCGACGGCATTTTGATCCTGGGCGGACAGCGCGATCGCGAGGGCACCGCCGCCCGCCTGGCCAGCCTGCGCCCCGGTCTGCCGGTCTGGTTGTCCTCCGGCCTCGGTCCAGACCAGGCCTATCCCATCTTTGATGCCCTTGGGGTGAGCCGCGATCGCATCACCCTCGACTACCAGGCGGTCGATACCGTCACCAACTTCACCACCCTGGTGAAAACCTTCCAGCACCAGAATGTCCATCACCTCTACCTGGTCACCTCCGACTACCACATGGCCAGGGCTCGGGCGATTGCCACCATCATCCTGGGCAGTCACCGGATCGCCTTTACCCCCGTGGTCACCCCCTCCACCCGGCCAGCAGAATCCCCCTTCCGCATTGGCCGCGACATGGTGCGCTCCTGGATCTGGCTGGCCACCGGCTGGAGCGGTGCAGCCATCCGCAACGTTTAG